The Argentina anserina chromosome 5, drPotAnse1.1, whole genome shotgun sequence genome includes the window TAGGGTTCTACTGTTGTTGCCATGGATAGAATGCAAGCTCATTTCGAGAGCATTCAGAGCATTGCTGATACAACCACGCTGCCGCACGCGATGCACTATTTGAGTAATCGGATAGCAGAAGAGATGGATACTACTTACATCACCGAAAGGTTGATGCAAATGAGGGGGAAGTCTCCGGAGAAACTTGAATTGTGGGATAGATTAAAAGTTCTAAGTAtgaatctttcttttttggtaCTGAATTAATATGTTGTCTTTCAATTTTGTATCTGATGAGGTCTTGTTGATATGCTCACCTTCTATGGGTCTTGTTTTTCCAGGTTTCACAAGAATGGTGCTGTCGTTATGGGCGATGACGATGCTTAGCTTATATATTAGAGTTCAAGTCAATATATTAGGGAGACATTTATACATTGATACTGCACGTGGTTTTGGAAGCTCTCTTATAGTTGTAAGGGCCAGTTACTATCCCATTTTACTTATGCACTGTAGTTCATGAgatttgttggttttgatggaATCCTGTTATTGTATGAAGTGCAGTATGAATCTGAATGTTCTGAGCTTAAGTAGTGGTGCAACTGAACATGCTTACTTAGTATCCATGCACCTGAAATGTTCTTATATTAAATTCCTCCTTTTTCAATTTATCAAATATGTTCTCCCTTGTGAAATAGGATGAAACATGGTTATAAAGTGTAGAGATTATGATACTTACATCTAGAGTGTTGAAAGACTAACTAGGATGGTGGTAATCTGGTCTAATTTTTGACGTTATTATGGAGTTGTTAGATATACCTTTTGGAGATGCTTGTTTAAAAATCTTACCAATAGAATTTTGGAATAGGAAAGGACCGGGCTGTGTTGCTGGGAGAGAGAATGTGTTGGTTATCGTATAGGAGGTGAAGTGTGAGTGAGATATATTTAGACTTTCCCTTATGTTTTCTGTAAGAATATGTAATAGTTCATCCTTTTGTCCCTACCAAATTTCTCATATATCGGAACATTGCCTATATGGAGTGTAGTCACCTGAAAAAAGGCGTGCTTTTTTGTGATTGTGATTAGCTACCTGGTTTTCTTGTTAGTTTTTCTTGAGGGTCCGCATTACTGAACTGTGTGTCAGTGTCTTGGATGATGCCTGTTACGAAATCATTATTGCGTTGTGACTTCCTGATTGATGCCTCTAAAAGTGTTCTTACTTCTGTTAACTCTGATCCGACTGCTCATATATCATTGTACTTATCTAGCTCAGTCTTTACCAAGTCATATATATGCTAATTAATAATACCACTTATATTAGGCATTCTACGATGTGAACCTTAGATTAGTGTTATCTTTGTATGTATGTTTGCAGGAGGATGCTGAACTCATTGATAGGGATGACCAGCAGAAGTTTCTAGCAAGTTCTGATTATCTCACCAGTTATGGAATGCCTGCCTTAATTTCAAATATCCAGGCAGCAGCAACTGAAGTTCTTAATGGGTAAGCTTTGTTGTAGCATATTAGTGGTCAATTTCCGAGCTTTGAATCTACTGGGAATAAGTTTTTCAatacttgaaagttgaaactacATTAATGTTGTGAGCTTGGAATATATTGAACAACTTCAATCTCATTAGTACCCACCACAGTAAAGAGTCATGGACTTCACCTGAAGATGCACTAGAAGTCTTAGAAACTTTAGAGATGTTACTAATTGTCTTGGATGATTTTCATGTACAGAAAGCAGTTAACCGATCGATTCAATACCACTGTCCTCCGTGATACTATTATGCAAATACTTGACAAGTTCATGAGCACTGGAAGTCATCATCACTGGGTGAACTACTTGATGCCTGAGGATGCTCGTTGGGTTGAACTAACGACTGCCTTCAGCAGTGATAGCACAGTTCTTCCTGATGTCACCAAATTTGAACAACTCATGTTGGAGACACGGTCAGTAATATCAAGGTATGTTTGTGGCTTTTAGGGGTGCAATAATGCTATTGATGATAAAAGACCCAATGAACTGTAAAGATAATTGCATGGTATTGCtaatattaaaaattgatTTGACGTTCTGGGTTTACTCAATGCCTTGTTCTTTCATGAACTTTAAAATGTGGAACACAACTTGTCCCTCATGTTCCGTTATCTCACATACTTACTAGTTTCTTTATTGCATCAGTGGATGATCTATAATCTTGTGTTTTCTCATGCAgtggtgaatttggaactaTTGCTGAGATGGCATTGAGAGCAGTGGTGGATACTGTGGTAGTGGATATGGGTGCTCAATCTGGAGGAGATCTAGCGCCGGGAACACCCCTTGCCAAAGTTCTGGCAAGAGTTGCACAGATGGGGCCCACACTCCTCGGAGAATCAAGCAAATTCATACAGATCATTCTAAATGTACCAGAAGTTGAGCTCTTTTTTACTCTCATCTACTCACATATGCAAATCCCTTAGGTTAGAAACAGATCCTAGTTCCTTTTTAAAGTGATTGGTTATTTCCTTACAATCAAGGCAGCAacagtaaatatactcagcaTTTGGGATTCAAGTGCTCAAAAGTCAAAAATTTGAAAGAGCAATAATAGATAGAGATGAGGATTACTGCAGCGTGATTTGCCTTTGTACTACTTCCTCGTCTATAATCGTTTGTTGTACTGTACCATCTTATATTAGATATATTTGGTGTCAGTGGCACCATGATATAAAGTTGCATCTTAGTCTTGTCTCTTACATGGTAAATTAGTATCAAAGGTTTAGGGTAATAAACTGACCTGATATTGCCATCTATCATCTTTCAGCATAAACACCAAGTATGAATATCTTGGAGATGGAAAATGAATCTAGGATTACGCTACTTGAACTAAAACCTCAGGAGTTAAAAAGAAACTACAAAAAACTAGTACACATGATAACAAGTTACAATTGCTAGTTCCACGATCAAGAATCCTAATTATCCAGGAAAAACTGCAGCATAATGAACTGCAACTAATACCCTAAACCCAACTGCAGCATTCTGTGTTGATTCAGATCACTGAAAGTTCCTTCCCTCGTATGTCTTCCCCAACTGCCAATCCTTCGGGGCGACATTATCCGACCACACCCTTTTACCATCCCTTGTGGTAACTTGGAAAGACAAGCTCTGCCCCTTTAATCTCTGCACTGTTTCACCCACTACCTGCCAGTTTACCCCCCAATTCCGTTCCATTTGTATCCAACCAGTCTGTGCACCCCTTATCTTCACATTAACAACCTGTCCAGAACCACCAACATTGTACACCAGCACAAGCAACCAACCTTGATTTCCCTTGAACACAAACTTAATGCCACCACTCTTCTGGCACTTAATTCGGCGATAGACAACCGGAACGATTCCTGCTTTGTATTCTGCAATGTTCAAGAACATAGGCATGGATAGATCAAAGTGCTTGCGAGGTGCATTGCACCAAGGAGCTTGCTGATCGTGGCTTGGAGGGCAGAAGTTGGTAGCTGTGACCTGAATTGCGCCTGCGCCTTTTTTGCACCATTTTGAGTTTGAACACATTATTTGGAAACAAGCTCCGCAGGTACGTCCTTTGTTGAACAACACCTCGCTTAATGCTGTTGTTTGAAGCCCGTATCCTTGGTTAATAACATTTTCATATCCACAAGCTCCCTCTGCCATAGAATTTTCAAGCTACAAACATGAGTGTGGAGTATATGATTCGGTAAACTTTTCAAGTTTTCCTAGTCATTAGCCTACATTACAATATGGAAGGCATGCAAAACAATATGCCAATATGTATGTGGACTAAATAATGGATGTTAAGGACTTACGTAAGGTTTCATCACCATTCATATCGCCGTAAAACGTAGCAGTAGCATGCTGCCAACCACGATTGCGTTGAAGGTCCGCTGCAGCCATGCCTAGGTTGAGAACAAACAACACAGTGAGGAAGAGAAACCAAAGACCAGTCATCTTATCTTAACCTGAAATGTTAAATGTGAACGAGCAGATCAGTCACATTGTCGCACGCTTATAATCTGATAGAATGCATTAGCATCGGTGATTAGTTAAAGAAAAGTTTGATTGACCAATTTAGCTTGaaaatttttcaaattttgactGAATCCTATTAGTTATGACCTGAAAGTTACTGcgctatatatatttcaactgGTTTAACTTTCTCAACAACTTCAAAACTGACTGgtgaatttgattttttcCATTCACCTATAACTTACTGTGCCAAACAAATTTCTCGCGTCTATTAGTTATCGAATTCACATGCACTTTATGTAATTGCACAATTTCTAAACCATTTGTTATGATCAATGATAGAAAACTTCATAGCTTAATTCCATCTCTGCTCCAAAAGCTACTCCAGTGCTTAGCTTAGCTTAACTCATTCATTAATTCATCGACTTGGAATCAAATTTACTATCAAGCTCTACAAGAACAAGGCGTTTTGAGGCCATGAAAAACCTCTGCTAGCACATGTTGTGACTTGGTGTTGCACATAAGAGTGAGAAAATTCAAGAAACTGATGAAAGTTacattaaatattgaaatgtgGCCTACGTACAAGCAATAGTAGTCTTTAATCTGTTTGGAAATGACTTGTGCATAAGGAGAGGCTTAGTTGCCATGACTGGTATCACCTAAGAGAGTGCTGAAAGTTTATGAAAGCTGTATGAAAATGGTTTACCAGTACAATCACTAGTTTGGTTGCCTATAGCTAAAACCATTCTCTCCCAAGTTCACAAGTTtgtatttatatcaataagtTGTGTTGCCACTTGTGAGATGTTGGAGAAACCAACTAGATATGACAAAGCATATGTTATTATGAATGTTTACACTTTTATGATTGGATAAATGTTATTTATATAAACGTTATTTGTTAAGTAATTATACCTAGTTCATCATCAGAGCAAATTCAATCTCATATTTTATGTAATGGAGCGGCCTCCAATGATTTCGGCTTCATTGTTTAGCCTAGGTTGAcaacaaccaacacataagggACACTGAAAACCAATCATCTTAGCTTAACCGGAAATGCCAGTAATTGTGAATGAGCAAATTAGTAGCATTATTGCATGGTCAGAAAACATAGAAGAATGCATTAGCATCGGTGATTAGTCAAAGAAAAGTTTGATCGACTTACTTAGTTTAGAAGAAGTTTCCAAATTTTGACTGAATCGTACTAAATATGACTGCTAAATTTTACTGCGCTAATTATTTCCACTAATTTAACTATTTAAGCAACCTAAAAATAGACCGgtgaatttgatttttttcattcaCCTATTGACTAACCGTCATTCGATAGTTATAAGTTCATAGTCATCCATAAGCTTGCATGTCTCAACAACTTTAAACTTTCAACCATTATTATAAATTTCACTTCCATCTACTGATAGTTATAACTGTAAATTCTTTACCAATTATGTAAACTCCTCCACAAACTTATCATTCCACCACGAAATAAACAGGTCAAATTGACAGGCAGTTTGCGGCTCAAAAAATCATGGACGAAGATCAAACTCATCAAGGAAAattgtataaaaaaaacttaaaaatctGTCAAACAAAATTACTTCATCATGGACCTTGTTGAGATAGTATCTTTTCGGAGCATTGTTGAGATAGTATATGTTTTATTGCTTATGATAGTatctttgttgttgttggtagTAGAATTGTTTTCCATTAGTAGTAGTTTTTGATGATGGTAATAGTAGCTATAGCTTTATACAGTAGTAGCTTTATTTGTCATTGGTAGTAGTTTTTGAAGACAATTCTAACTAGTAGCCTTTTGATTCGCTTGGTAGTAGCTTTGTTTTTCATTAATAGTAACTTTGGTAGACATTCATAGTAACTTTTGTTTTGCTCGCTAGTAGCATTTATATGGCTTATTAATAGTTTTTAAAATCTCGTTGGAGGTTGTCGGAAATCTCATCTCAGTATCTTTTACTGCCGGTGGTAATACCTTTTGGTGCATGTGACAACATCTTTTATGACATCACTAGAGGCCAGAACCTCACCGGAGCCGGTCAGAAGTCGTATGAGACCTTTAGGGTGATGACTTTTTGGTCTAATGACATTTATTAAATATAATGGTTTTCAATGTCCAAACATTAAGCCATATTGAATTGTTGTGtccttatttgagaaaatcttaTTGGGTGCCCTTCTTTATAAAAAAAGGGGTGGTCCATTTGGACTTATATGTAATTCTGTAAAATAAACCTTGTGCCGGATGATGAATATGGGCCTTTTCTTAGTAATAGCTACTGACCTCAGACGTACACTGTACACTACTAGGTTGCGTTTGTTTGGGCCTTGAGTTGCATacaagagaaaagagagatatCGTACTTGGGCCTTATTTTAAGTCCGATATTATAAGAAATAGTAGAACGGGTCGGGTTCACCACTTTCCCTCTCTCTCAAAAAGTATTGGGGATCTATCGGACACTCCCACACAGCTCACAACAATGGCGaacgccaccgccgccgccaGCACCGAAATC containing:
- the LOC126795959 gene encoding peroxisome biogenesis protein 3-2-like; translation: MLSLRGFWRRHRRKVLVTTGVLGGGYLLYKLYNAHRQRLADLETELAHEQEGSDELLKATMQAHFESIQSIADTTTLPHAMHYLSNRIAEEMDTTYITERLMQMRGKSPEKLELWDRLKVLSFTRMVLSLWAMTMLSLYIRVQVNILGRHLYIDTARGFGSSLIVEDAELIDRDDQQKFLASSDYLTSYGMPALISNIQAAATEVLNGKQLTDRFNTTVLRDTIMQILDKFMSTGSHHHWVNYLMPEDARWVELTTAFSSDSTVLPDVTKFEQLMLETRSVISSGEFGTIAEMALRAVVDTVVVDMGAQSGGDLAPGTPLAKVLARVAQMGPTLLGESSKFIQIILNVPEVELFFTLIYSHMQIP
- the LOC126793843 gene encoding expansin-A23-like gives rise to the protein MTGLWFLFLTVLFVLNLGMAAADLQRNRGWQHATATFYGDMNGDETLQGACGYENVINQGYGLQTTALSEVLFNKGRTCGACFQIMCSNSKWCKKGAGAIQVTATNFCPPSHDQQAPWCNAPRKHFDLSMPMFLNIAEYKAGIVPVVYRRIKCQKSGGIKFVFKGNQGWLLVLVYNVGGSGQVVNVKIRGAQTGWIQMERNWGVNWQVVGETVQRLKGQSLSFQVTTRDGKRVWSDNVAPKDWQLGKTYEGRNFQ